One genomic region from Streptomyces sp. NBC_01431 encodes:
- a CDS encoding helix-turn-helix domain-containing protein, whose product MYHTWMRYFTPSPAHHRLGLVCLGVGLQHGTLPTVGPRTLDHHVAVVIGAGSGWFSGADGRRVPVAAPALIWLTPGVPHHYGPDPATGWDESFVDFTGPATTTYTELGYIEPDRPVVPLGDTAGARAAVGRIARAARRGNPLLEVETAAAVHELLVALRRARADIAPDGDPVLQALARDAFQPLSVAEHAARHGMNPAELRTAVRRGAGCSPKDYLLGIRLGRAKELLAATDLPVAAIARRVGYDDPAYFSRLFTRRVGLAPVRFREQQQRTVPGGWSNRIPHPEHPPTIAGHAT is encoded by the coding sequence ATGTATCACACCTGGATGCGGTATTTCACCCCGAGCCCGGCCCACCATCGGCTCGGCCTGGTCTGCCTCGGCGTGGGACTCCAGCACGGCACCCTGCCCACCGTCGGCCCCCGCACCCTCGACCACCACGTCGCCGTCGTCATCGGCGCGGGCAGCGGCTGGTTCAGCGGCGCCGACGGACGCCGGGTCCCCGTCGCCGCCCCCGCCCTGATCTGGCTCACCCCCGGGGTCCCCCACCACTACGGGCCCGACCCGGCCACCGGCTGGGACGAGTCCTTCGTCGACTTCACCGGCCCCGCCACCACCACCTACACCGAACTCGGCTACATCGAACCCGACCGCCCCGTCGTCCCCCTCGGCGACACCGCGGGCGCCCGCGCCGCCGTCGGACGCATCGCCCGAGCCGCCCGCCGCGGCAACCCCCTCCTGGAAGTCGAGACCGCGGCCGCCGTCCACGAACTGCTCGTCGCGCTACGCCGGGCCCGCGCCGACATCGCCCCCGACGGCGACCCGGTCCTTCAGGCCCTGGCCCGCGACGCCTTCCAGCCGCTGTCGGTCGCCGAACACGCCGCCCGCCACGGCATGAACCCCGCCGAACTGCGCACCGCCGTCCGCAGGGGCGCCGGATGCAGCCCCAAGGACTACCTCCTCGGCATCCGCCTCGGCCGCGCCAAGGAACTCCTCGCCGCCACCGACCTGCCCGTCGCGGCCATCGCCCGCCGCGTCGGCTACGACGACCCCGCCTACTTCTCCCGGCTGTTCACCCGCCGCGTCGGCCTCGCCCCCGTACGCTTCCGCGAGCAGCAGCAACGCACCGTACCCGGAGGGTGGAGCAACCGGATCCCGCATCCTGAACATCCGCCGACCATCGCGGGCCACGCCACGTAA
- a CDS encoding chorismate mutase, giving the protein MTMTTIDPSVQAELTRLRDSIDNIDAAVVHMLAERFKCTQQVGHLKAEHKLPPADPSREAEQIARLRRLAESAKLDPAFAEKLLNFVIAEVIRHHETIAKSA; this is encoded by the coding sequence ATGACCATGACCACGATCGACCCCTCCGTGCAGGCAGAGCTGACCCGGCTCCGCGACAGCATCGACAACATCGACGCGGCTGTCGTGCACATGCTGGCCGAACGCTTCAAATGCACCCAGCAGGTCGGCCACCTCAAGGCCGAACACAAACTCCCCCCGGCCGACCCCTCGCGCGAAGCCGAACAGATCGCCCGGCTGCGCCGCCTCGCCGAAAGCGCCAAACTCGACCCGGCCTTCGCCGAAAAGCTCCTCAACTTCGTCATCGCCGAAGTCATCAGACACCACGAAACGATCGCCAAGTCCGCCTGA